In the genome of Yarrowia lipolytica chromosome 1B, complete sequence, the window CCAGAACCCCAAGCCTGGAAACGCTGACATTGCCTCGTTTGAGCCTGCTTACGGTGGATCCACCGACTCTGCTCCCGGcaccgaggccaccaaggactGTGCTTACTAGATGGAGCCCAATCTCTAGGGCGATTTGATGAGATGACAAGGACGATGGTTTGCACACTTTCGTACCGCTGTATTGTATATTTAATATAttgatttatttttgtATCTGACGCATTGTCGATCGCTCTACCAACAATGAGGGGCGTATTGGATTGGGCTGGGATTGGCCCGTATCCACACCTTCCATACAGAAATCATGTGACCAGTGCCTCCAACTCAATGTGAGGTGCGGCACACATTTTGTTGGGTCGCGGAGGCGGATTGGGTGTCAGATCATAGCTATTCAGATTAAGACCTGTTACTATAATCGGCactttctttttttgttgtttgttttACCCGTTATTTACGACGATGTTGAAAATAGAACGCCCTGCTGATTGTCCATACAGCCCTCCAAATGTTAGAGTTGTGCTGATACGGTTAGGGAAAAGTGCATAGActtgaaaaagaaaatagattaaaaaaaaaaaattcgATAAGCGCACAACTTGGTCAGTAAGAGACTAAAGTATCAAGAAGTTCGGCTGGTGGGTTTCAATGTGAGTCTCCGTGTCCAATTTCAGACTAATATCTCCAAAATTGCGTCAGCTAGATCCTGTCATGTCATGTTCTACTGTGCCCTACTGGAACCGCTGAAGTTTGTTCTGAGGACGCTGAGTCGAAATGTTGGACAGTTTTGGTAAAGTACCCGGAAAAGATGGACATGACCGTCTGCACTTACTCACTGTTAGCATAGTACTGTCTTACTTGTTCTCATGTTACGTGGGCCGTTTTCTCTTGGTCTCTTTGTCGTATTAGTAATCACCGACTTTACCAACGTTTATCCTCATTCTCAcatgtctcttcttccacctccCCATACTTCTGATACCATGAAACAAATAACCAGACAAACTAAAAACTTGCACCTATATGTTTCTCGAGGATGCCCGTTCGCCCACCGAGCTTTGATTATGCGCGATCTGCACAAGCTGGACAATATCAGTGTCGATGTTGTGGACCCAGTCTTGGGAGACAAGGGGTGGGTGTTCTCGCCCTCGAAGGAAGGGTGTACTAAAGACACAATCTATGGGCTCGACACGCTCCGTCAAGTGTACGAAAAGGTCGACCCTGGCTACTCAGGATCCATTACCGTCCCTCTATTGATTGACACTCACTCGAACAAGTTGGTCAGCAATGAGTCAGCCCAGATTGCCGAGATGATGGACGGCGAGTTTGACAAACGGGTCAAGAAGAGTACCGACTTTGTCCACAAAAACATCACTCTTGCCGTGTACAAGGTGGGCTTCTCTAAGGACCAGACCGCTTACAATGGAGCGATCAAGGAGCTGTTCTCGGCTTTGAAAAAAGTCGAGAAGGATCTGAGAGACAGCAAGTATCTCGCTGGAGACAGTCTGACAGCAGCCGATGTGTTTCTGTACACTTCGATTGTCAGATTCGATCCGGTCTATGTGCAACGGTTCAAGTGCAACGTTGGCATGATCCGCCATAACTTCCCCTGGATCCATCTTTGGCTGAGACACCTGTACTGGCAGGTTCCAGCATTCCGAGACACAACTGATTTTTCGCACATTAAACAGTTGTATTACGACAAGGGTCCAGAAAGCATTATCCCTGCTGGTCCGGTCCCAGATATCGAGAAACTCGAAGAGTGACATTGCGTGAGGGCAGCACCCctatgtacgagtacatacagtactgtacagtacagtgtacGACAAGTATTTACCTTATGAAAGACCCGCCCGTAATACTGCGTGAAAATCGTGTACACCCTGCGCCTAGACCAGGGCGCATGTAGTTGCAATTCACACTGATACCGGTACCTTTTGGGTTATTGCCATGACTGCCGCACATACGAGACCTTGTTG includes:
- a CDS encoding uncharacterized protein (Compare to YALI0B02420g, weakly similar to uniprot|P36156 Saccharomyces cerevisiae YKR076w ECM4 involved in cell wall biogenesis and architecture); this translates as MLRGPFSLGLFVVLVITDFTNVYPHSHMSLLPPPHTSDTMKQITRQTKNLHLYVSRGCPFAHRALIMRDLHKLDNISVDVVDPVLGDKGWVFSPSKEGCTKDTIYGLDTLRQVYEKVDPGYSGSITVPLLIDTHSNKLVSNESAQIAEMMDGEFDKRVKKSTDFVHKNITLAVYKVGFSKDQTAYNGAIKELFSALKKVEKDLRDSKYLAGDSLTAADVFLYTSIVRFDPVYVQRFKCNVGMIRHNFPWIHLWLRHLYWQVPAFRDTTDFSHIKQLYYDKGPESIIPAGPVPDIEKLEE